A DNA window from Bradyrhizobium barranii subsp. barranii contains the following coding sequences:
- a CDS encoding amidohydrolase family protein, with amino-acid sequence MSPAANPKRWALSGRIVTMTAEGDVIKSGTIFIEDNRIAAIVPKGQPAPAGFEAVVAVATGGTIYPGLIELHNHLSYNILPLWRVPQPYGNRDQWQNARSYKTSVTGPMSAIALADDGSLLPALVRYVEAKCMVAGTTTSQGITLSNWSGTIHKYYKGALRAAEIGSPPDLPKAHSKIPDIDAEDWAKFDNELKSSSCFLLHLSEGIDTKAHSHFLALRNSEGDWAIEPSLAGIHCTALDATDFGTMAENHAKVVWSPLSNLLLYGKTTNVVAARTAGLTIALGSDWSPSGSKNLLGELKAAKVVSAHFNLGFSDYDIVSMATRNPAAILKWDTKLGTIANGKFADLLVVKGVTGDPYAHLIKSREQDIVLVTIGARARYGTKTVMQKAGGIGEALKIGSSARVIDFTSPDQDPGIERITLAEATSRLRAALGNLGTLQPHSLAMSDAIARGAVSRTGWRLALDEQFGKNVQLRPRLEYNGVRTGPDLAAVAAAAEPLHPIKLDGLTVSGDPAFLDTLKNEPNLPAGIATAIAAFY; translated from the coding sequence ATGAGCCCGGCTGCCAACCCGAAACGATGGGCCCTGAGCGGGCGGATCGTGACGATGACCGCCGAGGGCGACGTCATCAAGAGCGGGACGATCTTCATCGAGGACAATCGCATCGCGGCGATCGTACCCAAGGGACAGCCGGCCCCGGCAGGCTTCGAGGCCGTCGTTGCAGTGGCGACCGGCGGCACCATCTATCCTGGCCTGATCGAGCTGCATAATCACCTGAGCTACAACATCCTGCCGCTCTGGCGCGTGCCGCAGCCCTACGGCAATCGCGACCAATGGCAGAACGCCAGATCGTACAAGACGTCGGTCACCGGCCCCATGAGCGCGATTGCGCTGGCCGACGACGGCTCGCTGCTGCCGGCCCTGGTCCGCTATGTCGAAGCCAAGTGCATGGTCGCGGGCACCACGACGAGCCAGGGGATCACGCTGTCGAACTGGAGCGGCACGATCCACAAATATTACAAGGGCGCGTTGCGCGCCGCCGAGATCGGCAGCCCGCCCGACCTGCCGAAGGCACACTCGAAGATTCCCGACATCGATGCCGAGGATTGGGCGAAGTTCGACAACGAGTTGAAATCGTCATCGTGCTTCCTGCTGCATCTCAGCGAAGGCATCGACACCAAGGCGCATAGCCACTTCCTCGCCTTGCGCAATTCTGAGGGAGATTGGGCGATCGAGCCGTCACTCGCCGGCATTCATTGCACGGCACTCGATGCGACCGACTTCGGAACGATGGCGGAAAACCATGCCAAGGTGGTCTGGTCCCCCTTGAGCAATCTGCTGCTCTACGGAAAGACGACCAATGTCGTTGCCGCGCGCACGGCCGGCCTCACCATTGCGCTCGGTTCTGACTGGTCGCCGTCCGGCAGCAAGAACCTGCTCGGCGAGCTGAAGGCGGCCAAGGTCGTGTCCGCGCATTTCAATCTCGGCTTCAGCGACTACGACATCGTCTCGATGGCGACGCGCAATCCGGCCGCGATCCTCAAGTGGGATACGAAGCTGGGAACGATCGCCAATGGCAAGTTCGCTGACCTTCTGGTCGTGAAGGGAGTCACCGGCGATCCCTACGCTCATCTGATCAAATCGCGCGAGCAGGACATCGTTCTGGTTACCATCGGCGCACGAGCCCGTTATGGGACGAAGACGGTCATGCAGAAGGCGGGCGGAATCGGCGAGGCGCTCAAGATCGGCAGCAGCGCGCGGGTGATCGACTTCACCTCGCCCGACCAGGACCCCGGGATCGAGAGGATAACGCTGGCGGAGGCGACGAGCCGCCTTCGCGCCGCGCTCGGCAATCTCGGCACGCTGCAACCGCACAGCCTCGCCATGAGCGATGCGATCGCCCGCGGAGCGGTGTCACGCACCGGATGGCGTCTCGCGCTCGACGAGCAGTTCGGCAAAAATGTCCAGCTCCGCCCGCGGCTGGAATATAACGGCGTCAGGACCGGTCCGGATTTGGCGGCGGTCGCGGCAGCGGCCGAGCCGCTGCACCCGATCAAGCTGGATGGCCTCACGGTATCAGGCGATCCCGCGTTTCTGGACACGCTGAAGAACGAACCGAATCTTCCAGCGGGAATCGCGACGGCGATCGCGGCTTTTTACTAG
- a CDS encoding aldo/keto reductase produces MEYRNLGASGLRVPVLSFGTGTFGGQGPLFSAWGRSGAEEARRLVDICLEAGVNLFDSADVYSNGASEEILGAAIRGRRDKVLISTKMSLPMGDGPLDAGSSRYRLVASVEAALRRLGTDYLDLLQLHAFDAFTPIEEVLSTLDTLVRAGKLRYVGVSNFAGWQLMKSLSIAERHGWPPHVAHQVYYSLLGRDYEWELMPLARDQGVGALVWSPLGWGRLTGKIRRGKPLPASSRLHATAQFGPPVDDERLYAIVDVLDTIAAETGRTVPQIAIAWLLSRPTVSSVIIGARDEAQLRDNLGAVGWSLSAAQIARLDEVSAVMPPYPYYPYRIQEGFARLNPPLV; encoded by the coding sequence ATGGAATATCGCAATCTCGGCGCTTCCGGTCTCAGGGTACCCGTCCTCAGCTTCGGCACCGGCACGTTTGGCGGCCAAGGCCCGCTGTTCTCGGCCTGGGGCCGCAGCGGCGCCGAAGAAGCGCGCAGGCTGGTCGACATCTGTCTCGAAGCCGGCGTCAATCTGTTCGACAGCGCCGATGTCTATTCGAACGGCGCGTCAGAGGAAATCCTCGGCGCCGCGATCAGGGGACGCCGCGACAAGGTGCTGATCTCCACCAAGATGAGCCTGCCGATGGGCGACGGTCCGCTCGATGCCGGCTCTTCGCGGTATCGTCTGGTCGCCTCGGTCGAAGCTGCGCTGCGCCGGCTCGGTACCGATTACCTTGATCTGCTCCAGCTTCACGCCTTCGATGCGTTCACGCCGATCGAGGAGGTCCTGTCCACCCTCGATACGCTCGTACGTGCCGGCAAGCTGCGCTATGTCGGTGTCTCCAATTTCGCCGGCTGGCAGCTGATGAAGTCGCTCTCAATTGCCGAACGGCACGGCTGGCCGCCCCATGTCGCGCATCAGGTTTATTATTCGCTGCTCGGCCGCGACTACGAATGGGAGCTGATGCCGCTCGCACGCGACCAGGGCGTCGGCGCGCTGGTCTGGAGCCCGCTCGGCTGGGGCCGGCTCACCGGCAAGATCCGGCGCGGAAAGCCGCTCCCTGCGAGCAGCCGTCTGCACGCCACCGCGCAGTTCGGCCCGCCCGTGGACGACGAGCGGCTCTATGCCATCGTCGACGTGCTTGATACGATCGCCGCGGAGACCGGCCGCACGGTGCCGCAAATCGCTATCGCCTGGCTGCTGTCGCGTCCCACCGTATCCTCCGTGATCATCGGCGCCCGCGATGAGGCGCAATTGCGCGACAATCTCGGCGCGGTTGGCTGGTCGCTGAGCGCTGCGCAGATCGCGCGTCTCGACGAGGTCAGCGCCGTGATGCCGCCTTATCCCTACTACCCCTATCGCATCCAGGAAGGCTTTGCGCGCCTCAATCCGCCGCTGGTGTGA
- a CDS encoding cupin domain-containing protein, producing the protein MQSVITTKFETTEFAGLTTKIINPQESPFTVLDMTIKPGFGAPAHISEEEDKLFVLLEGRVKYLVGDQTEVAGPGSRILVPRGVVHGFTNEGPADARHILVSTPRRHEEFFRDLHRIPEPREQHMDMLPTIAARNGQRIVGPLP; encoded by the coding sequence ATGCAGAGCGTCATCACAACGAAGTTCGAAACGACCGAATTTGCCGGTCTCACGACGAAAATTATCAATCCGCAGGAAAGCCCGTTCACGGTGCTGGACATGACCATCAAGCCGGGCTTCGGCGCACCCGCCCACATCTCCGAGGAGGAGGACAAGCTGTTTGTCCTCCTGGAGGGCCGGGTGAAATACCTCGTGGGAGACCAGACCGAGGTCGCTGGACCCGGTTCGCGGATTCTCGTGCCGAGAGGAGTTGTTCACGGCTTCACCAATGAGGGGCCGGCCGACGCGAGACACATCCTCGTCTCCACGCCGCGTCGTCACGAGGAATTCTTCCGCGATCTGCACAGGATCCCCGAGCCGCGCGAGCAGCACATGGACATGCTGCCGACGATCGCAGCGCGCAACGGCCAACGGATAGTTGGTCCGCTCCCATGA
- a CDS encoding LysR family transcriptional regulator, whose protein sequence is MKAHSSALEEAEKDDQNEHSSLAHTDAQPIDLNSLQTFVAVVRAGGFAAAARETNTPRSSVSLRIRSLEAALGARLFKRSTRAFALTAAGRELYQRSAGALALLVNALRGVSGADDPYAGEIRITLPADFPVRIVAATIGDFRNDHPNVRLEVSLTNDVLDLISQDIDIALRIGAANPQEALIKGAIDMKFGLYASSDYVSRHGIPVDIRDASTLIGPSRPELLRLLSRSLPGGATWPAFHVAVDSFALARELVLNHQGIGLLPEALCRVEYASRLVVPVLPEEFSGTIRLHLTYPSRADLSAKVADFTRVFERHLAAAGR, encoded by the coding sequence ATGAAGGCACACAGCAGCGCTCTCGAAGAGGCCGAGAAGGATGATCAGAATGAACATTCAAGTCTCGCTCACACCGACGCGCAGCCGATCGACCTGAATTCCCTGCAGACATTCGTCGCTGTCGTGCGCGCCGGCGGATTTGCGGCGGCAGCCCGCGAAACCAACACGCCGAGGTCGTCCGTCAGCTTGCGCATCCGCAGCCTGGAGGCGGCGCTCGGTGCGCGGCTCTTCAAGAGGTCCACGCGCGCTTTTGCCCTCACGGCCGCAGGACGAGAACTCTACCAGCGTTCGGCTGGCGCGCTTGCCCTGCTTGTCAACGCGCTCCGGGGGGTAAGCGGTGCTGACGACCCATATGCCGGCGAAATCCGCATCACGCTGCCGGCCGACTTTCCGGTCAGGATCGTGGCAGCCACGATCGGGGATTTCAGAAACGATCACCCCAATGTGCGCCTTGAGGTGTCGCTCACTAACGACGTGCTCGATCTCATCTCCCAGGATATTGATATTGCGCTCCGCATCGGAGCGGCCAATCCTCAGGAAGCCCTGATCAAGGGCGCAATCGACATGAAGTTTGGTCTTTATGCGAGCTCAGACTATGTGAGCCGTCACGGGATCCCCGTCGATATTCGCGACGCGTCGACCTTGATCGGGCCATCGAGGCCGGAATTGCTGCGCCTTCTATCCCGCTCCTTGCCGGGCGGGGCGACGTGGCCCGCCTTTCATGTCGCGGTCGACTCCTTCGCTCTTGCTCGTGAGCTTGTGCTGAATCACCAGGGGATTGGTCTGCTTCCGGAAGCCCTCTGCAGAGTGGAATACGCATCGAGGCTCGTCGTGCCGGTTTTGCCAGAGGAGTTCTCCGGGACGATCCGCCTGCATCTCACATATCCGTCGCGGGCCGATCTGAGCGCCAAGGTCGCGGATTTTACCCGTGTGTTCGAGCGACACCTTGCAGCTGCCGGGCGGTGA
- a CDS encoding amidase family protein, translating to MLRATWRGLETWHGREACRRASLRPYRVGWLASPGIFGPVDREVVATVRAAAHALSGAGCLVEEVRLPVLEQTDANSVLWQLQQMEARPEFAKVTAGHEAQIFRHAKLVLDTPDTPIADFVAAEQAIERLRDSFAEYFQRYDALLCPVTPFPATKHGLNDLVVDGVTVSPFHVMSATSPFSLTGMPALSMRFGTSHDGLPIGVQMVSSWLAESTVLKIASLLEEVSPVRDLHPTI from the coding sequence ATGCTGCGTGCGACGTGGAGGGGACTGGAAACGTGGCACGGTCGAGAGGCCTGTCGGCGCGCCAGTCTTCGACCCTACCGTGTAGGCTGGCTTGCCTCTCCGGGCATCTTCGGACCAGTCGATCGAGAGGTGGTCGCGACGGTGAGGGCGGCCGCTCATGCGCTGAGTGGTGCTGGCTGTCTCGTCGAAGAGGTCCGGTTGCCCGTGCTGGAGCAGACCGATGCCAACAGCGTGCTCTGGCAGCTCCAGCAGATGGAAGCCCGGCCCGAGTTTGCGAAGGTCACCGCGGGCCACGAGGCCCAGATCTTCAGGCACGCCAAATTGGTCCTCGATACACCTGACACGCCGATAGCCGACTTCGTCGCCGCCGAGCAGGCCATAGAGCGCCTTCGCGACAGCTTCGCCGAATACTTCCAGCGCTACGATGCGCTGCTATGCCCGGTGACCCCGTTCCCGGCGACCAAGCATGGTCTCAACGACCTCGTGGTCGATGGCGTGACGGTTTCACCCTTTCACGTCATGAGCGCCACATCACCGTTCAGCTTGACGGGAATGCCCGCTCTATCGATGCGGTTTGGAACGAGCCATGACGGTCTTCCGATCGGCGTGCAAATGGTCTCCTCCTGGCTGGCGGAATCGACGGTGCTCAAGATCGCCTCGCTCCTCGAGGAGGTGAGCCCCGTTCGCGACCTTCATCCGACTATCTGA
- the ltrA gene encoding group II intron reverse transcriptase/maturase has product MTKASIDLQDLRRRIYVKAKAEPSWRFWGLYVHVCKMETLRAAYEMAKENDGAPGIDGVTFEAIETQGVEALLEQLRDELIGRTYQPLPARRQEIPKDGGKVRVLSIPAIRDRVVQGALKLILEPVFEADFQPGSYGYRPKRTAHGAIKRVAEAIVQRKTRILDIDLRAYFDNVRHDRLLEKVARRVDDAHILHLLKMMLKASGKKGVPQGGVISPLLSNLYLNEVDRMLERAREVTRNGKYTYVEYARFADDLVVLIDAYKRHDWLIGAVTKRLREEFAKLQVEINDEKSRTVDLERGECFGFLGFEFRYFRGLSGAMRPHYTPKLKKRTALVRALKEVFRRHRSQPVERVINLINPMLRGWVNYFAVGHSSECFSFIKDWVEKKVRRHLAHAQKRKGFGWERWNRRWLYDTLGLFNAYRVRRDGPKVAPAG; this is encoded by the coding sequence ATGACAAAGGCGTCCATTGATTTGCAGGACCTGAGGCGGAGAATATACGTCAAGGCAAAGGCTGAACCGTCCTGGCGGTTCTGGGGACTATACGTCCACGTCTGCAAGATGGAGACCCTGCGCGCTGCGTATGAGATGGCCAAAGAGAACGATGGAGCACCGGGAATAGACGGTGTCACCTTCGAGGCCATTGAGACGCAAGGCGTGGAAGCTCTGCTTGAGCAGTTACGGGACGAACTGATCGGGCGCACCTACCAGCCACTTCCCGCGCGGAGGCAGGAGATACCGAAGGACGGGGGCAAAGTCCGTGTCCTCTCGATTCCGGCGATCCGCGACAGAGTGGTGCAAGGGGCGCTCAAGCTCATCCTCGAGCCTGTGTTCGAGGCTGACTTTCAACCGGGGTCGTATGGATATCGGCCCAAACGGACAGCACATGGCGCCATCAAGCGTGTGGCTGAAGCGATAGTCCAACGGAAGACGCGGATTCTCGACATTGACCTACGGGCCTACTTTGACAATGTCCGGCATGACCGGCTGTTGGAGAAAGTGGCGCGGCGGGTTGATGACGCGCATATACTGCATCTCCTAAAGATGATGCTGAAAGCCTCAGGCAAGAAGGGCGTTCCGCAGGGCGGTGTGATCTCGCCCTTGCTCAGTAATCTCTACCTCAATGAGGTGGACAGGATGCTGGAGCGAGCGCGGGAAGTCACCCGCAACGGCAAGTACACCTACGTCGAATACGCGCGATTCGCTGACGACCTGGTGGTCTTGATCGACGCCTACAAGCGTCATGACTGGCTGATTGGAGCCGTGACCAAACGACTCCGGGAGGAGTTCGCCAAGCTGCAGGTGGAAATCAATGATGAAAAGAGCCGCACAGTGGACCTTGAGCGCGGTGAGTGCTTTGGGTTCCTGGGCTTTGAGTTCCGCTACTTCCGCGGACTAAGCGGAGCGATGCGGCCGCATTACACGCCCAAGCTCAAAAAGCGGACGGCACTGGTGCGGGCGCTCAAAGAGGTGTTCCGCCGACACCGGTCGCAACCGGTTGAACGAGTGATAAACTTGATCAATCCGATGCTCCGGGGGTGGGTGAACTACTTCGCGGTGGGGCATTCCAGCGAGTGCTTCAGCTTCATCAAAGACTGGGTGGAGAAGAAGGTCAGGCGCCATCTGGCGCATGCTCAGAAACGAAAGGGCTTCGGCTGGGAACGATGGAATAGGCGGTGGCTGTACGACACTCTCGGGCTGTTCAACGCCTACAGAGTGCGACGCGACGGGCCGAAAGTCGCCCCAGCAGGATAG
- a CDS encoding TetR/AcrR family transcriptional regulator, producing the protein MSENAKEAILAAARRTAQAHGYGGLNFRDIGAEVGIKAASIYHHFPGKAELGAAVARRYWEDTAANLEALSKANGDPRKALRAYPGLFRRSLEQDNRMCLCSFMAAEYDDLPDAVKTEVQAFADVNVAWLTRMLAAASVPASKREARARAIYAAVAGAQLMARSRADLKLFDALIESFRGSGLIPT; encoded by the coding sequence ATGAGCGAAAATGCGAAGGAAGCGATCCTGGCTGCAGCGCGCAGGACAGCGCAGGCCCACGGGTATGGCGGGTTGAACTTCCGCGACATCGGGGCTGAAGTCGGCATCAAGGCTGCGAGCATCTATCATCACTTCCCCGGCAAGGCCGAGCTGGGTGCGGCGGTGGCGAGACGCTACTGGGAGGATACGGCGGCGAACCTCGAAGCTCTTTCAAAAGCGAACGGAGATCCAAGAAAGGCGCTCCGCGCCTATCCGGGACTCTTTCGTCGATCGCTCGAGCAGGACAATCGCATGTGCCTCTGCAGCTTCATGGCGGCCGAATATGATGATCTGCCGGACGCCGTGAAAACCGAGGTGCAGGCGTTCGCCGATGTCAACGTGGCGTGGCTGACCAGGATGCTCGCTGCGGCTTCAGTTCCCGCCAGCAAGCGTGAAGCAAGGGCGCGCGCGATCTACGCGGCCGTTGCCGGCGCGCAACTGATGGCGCGGAGCCGCGCCGACCTGAAATTGTTCGATGCGCTGATCGAAAGCTTTCGCGGATCAGGCTTGATCCCGACCTGA
- a CDS encoding long-chain-fatty-acid--CoA ligase — MLGLMMQTPLLLSSILMHAARSFPDVEIVSRTPDRPDHITNYSGLLERSSRLANALDSIGIKPGDRVATLAWNSYRHLELYFGISGMGAVCHTINPRLFVDQIIYIINHAEDAVVFFDLAFIDLVHSLMPQCPTVEAWIYLGEAGDAKIVGAKGFPSYEGFLSGCSEAYAWPEFDENTACGLCYTSGTTGNPKGVLYSHRSAVLHSCAAALPDACRISLDDTVALVSPMFHAMSWGMPYCATATGSKLVMAGQNVDGESLHRLFEDHGVTFAGGVPTVWLGYVRYLHSAGVKPTTLNRALIGGTACPASLMETLQDEYGVEVLHGWGMTETSPLATISKPLRKHMTSSRAERRSRQVKQGRALFGVEIGIRDGNNRKLPHDGKAVGDLVVRGPWIARAYYKMPESERADGWFFTGDVVTIDSDGYMQVTDRSKDVIKSGGEWISSIELENLAMAHPEIVEAAVIGIAHPKWDERPLVLAVRRQGSRLKAQDLLAFYEGKIAKWWMPDDVLFVDELPHGATGKVLKTKLRELYGNRDSAAISQTGNPPAAEANGGSYVSPQLASRSRRHLRLTRGRTR; from the coding sequence ATGCTTGGCCTAATGATGCAAACTCCGTTGCTCCTGTCGTCCATTCTCATGCACGCGGCGCGCTCCTTTCCCGATGTCGAGATCGTCTCCCGAACTCCCGACAGGCCCGATCACATCACGAACTACAGCGGCCTTCTCGAGCGCAGCTCTCGGCTCGCAAATGCATTGGACTCGATCGGCATTAAGCCAGGCGATCGCGTGGCGACCTTAGCCTGGAATAGCTATCGGCATCTGGAGCTATACTTCGGCATTTCCGGAATGGGAGCCGTTTGCCACACGATCAATCCAAGGCTGTTCGTGGACCAGATCATATACATCATCAACCACGCCGAAGATGCGGTTGTATTCTTCGATCTGGCTTTTATCGATCTCGTACACTCTTTAATGCCGCAATGTCCGACTGTTGAAGCGTGGATATATCTGGGCGAGGCGGGCGACGCAAAGATCGTGGGAGCCAAAGGCTTCCCATCCTATGAAGGATTTCTCTCCGGGTGCTCGGAAGCTTATGCATGGCCCGAGTTCGACGAGAACACGGCATGCGGACTGTGCTATACGTCGGGAACGACAGGAAACCCAAAGGGTGTGCTGTATAGCCATCGCAGCGCCGTGCTGCATTCCTGCGCCGCAGCGCTCCCAGACGCTTGTCGCATTTCTCTGGATGACACGGTCGCGCTTGTCTCGCCGATGTTCCACGCAATGTCTTGGGGAATGCCGTATTGTGCAACGGCGACGGGTTCGAAGCTGGTGATGGCCGGACAAAACGTCGACGGTGAGAGCCTGCACAGGTTGTTCGAGGACCACGGGGTGACTTTCGCCGGCGGCGTGCCGACGGTCTGGCTGGGCTATGTTCGATACCTGCATAGCGCCGGCGTGAAGCCGACGACGCTCAATCGCGCGCTGATCGGTGGCACGGCATGTCCGGCCTCCCTGATGGAAACGCTGCAGGACGAATACGGAGTAGAAGTTCTGCATGGCTGGGGCATGACGGAAACCAGCCCGCTCGCGACGATCTCGAAGCCACTGCGCAAGCACATGACCTCGTCGAGAGCTGAACGGCGGTCTCGCCAGGTCAAACAAGGACGTGCGCTTTTCGGGGTCGAAATCGGCATTCGCGATGGCAACAACAGAAAACTCCCCCACGATGGCAAGGCCGTTGGCGACCTCGTGGTTCGGGGGCCCTGGATTGCCCGCGCTTATTACAAGATGCCGGAAAGCGAGCGTGCCGATGGCTGGTTTTTCACGGGTGATGTCGTCACGATCGACAGCGACGGTTATATGCAGGTTACGGATCGCTCGAAGGACGTCATCAAGTCCGGAGGCGAATGGATATCGTCTATCGAGCTCGAAAACCTGGCGATGGCCCACCCCGAAATCGTCGAAGCGGCGGTGATTGGTATTGCGCATCCAAAATGGGACGAACGCCCGCTCGTGCTTGCGGTCCGACGCCAGGGATCGAGGCTCAAGGCGCAAGATCTCCTGGCCTTTTACGAGGGCAAGATCGCGAAGTGGTGGATGCCGGACGATGTTCTGTTCGTCGACGAGCTTCCGCACGGGGCGACCGGAAAAGTCCTGAAGACCAAATTGCGCGAGCTTTACGGAAACCGCGATTCCGCCGCGATCAGCCAGACGGGCAACCCGCCCGCCGCCGAAGCCAACGGAGGTTCCTATGTCAGTCCGCAGCTCGCTTCTCGCAGCCGCCGTCACCTTCGCCTCACTCGGGGCCGCACACGCTAA
- a CDS encoding tautomerase family protein, producing the protein MQRGAVQTTGASSQIARATAPERRAWWLERVNTTLNPFIRERGYRWEVHIDETPIDFWTIQGMKPPDPDSEAEKHWVKEGRPSAYT; encoded by the coding sequence ATCCAGCGGGGCGCTGTCCAAACAACCGGGGCCAGCTCTCAGATTGCTCGCGCAACTGCTCCCGAGCGGCGAGCGTGGTGGCTGGAGCGCGTCAACACTACGCTCAATCCCTTCATACGCGAGCGGGGTTATCGCTGGGAGGTCCACATTGACGAAACGCCAATCGATTTCTGGACCATCCAAGGAATGAAGCCGCCTGACCCCGATTCTGAGGCTGAAAAGCACTGGGTCAAAGAGGGCCGCCCGTCAGCATATACCTGA
- a CDS encoding YiiX/YebB-like N1pC/P60 family cysteine hydrolase — MQDRRDYLRQMGGAFALSLLARSEPVRAVTGPPPMPDAKQFQSGDFLWPKKPGVFVPYDAGSPRPVDADKVKWYEERDRFIANVANRAPYFTPAQTERMRKLTYEEFRERYTGTRKPGGGTYSVSGPIYVGHVAIIDIDEAGAPWIIEALWGRGVIRRPYTDWTTERAGEVVWLGRLAKLSVADRAKIPAEARKHVGKPYDFWNFNLNDDTGFYCTKLAWMSAFRSLNIAVDDDLNPKRAFWFSPKQLLYVARVTRLIDPGPYGTR; from the coding sequence GTGCAGGATCGACGGGACTATCTTCGCCAGATGGGAGGCGCATTTGCGCTGTCGTTGTTGGCGCGATCAGAGCCGGTCAGGGCCGTCACCGGTCCGCCTCCGATGCCCGATGCGAAGCAATTTCAGAGTGGCGACTTCCTCTGGCCCAAGAAGCCAGGCGTCTTTGTGCCGTACGACGCCGGGTCGCCGCGTCCAGTCGATGCCGACAAAGTCAAATGGTACGAAGAGCGCGACCGCTTCATCGCCAATGTTGCGAATAGGGCGCCTTACTTCACGCCGGCTCAAACCGAGCGCATGCGTAAACTGACTTACGAGGAATTCCGCGAACGATACACCGGCACCCGCAAGCCCGGAGGCGGGACTTACTCAGTCAGTGGTCCCATCTACGTTGGTCACGTTGCAATCATTGACATCGACGAGGCGGGCGCTCCATGGATTATCGAGGCGCTCTGGGGCAGGGGCGTCATCCGACGACCCTACACAGATTGGACAACCGAACGCGCCGGCGAAGTCGTATGGCTCGGCCGTCTTGCCAAACTTTCCGTTGCGGATCGAGCAAAAATTCCGGCAGAAGCCAGGAAGCACGTTGGGAAACCCTATGACTTCTGGAATTTCAATCTCAACGACGATACGGGATTCTACTGTACCAAGCTTGCCTGGATGTCGGCATTTCGGTCGCTCAACATCGCGGTCGATGACGATCTTAACCCAAAGCGCGCCTTTTGGTTTTCACCCAAGCAACTTCTCTACGTCGCCCGCGTGACGCGCTTGATCGATCCCGGGCCGTACGGGACACGGTAG